aaaaagtgtagtaatcaatcatttaaaattcaaacatgtcattacttAGTAATTATGTCTAACTTTAGTGGTTAAgtttagtaacagtaatatatgcattttttcacacaaacttttgactttgatataaaaataaatcccaatgaaaccagtcgtaccaaaacaacctttaataagatacctaagtacctagttattaacaaaaaaaatttaaccatttagttcttgaattacataaactttgataatgtaaaatttatttagtttggtggctataaaaacaaataatttatagtattatcaatttacatatttttcctaagtaggtacattaaatataatagtaacaataaaataaagttattataaaatcgtgctccgtcatcccctacagttcgaattagacgaaactcgtaaaataataggtattttttaccagaattacattttttaccctttacattttttgctagttcccagTCGGCGAGGAGCTCGGCGGCCTACCTTAAGgcctggggccgtatttttgaaaccattcgaatttgattcgcatacgaaattagacgatttcgcacgaaaaatcgatattcgtattttcgaccgcaTAGTATGCGAATtttttcgcatgcggtgtctcgaatgggtatataccattcgaatttcaaagttcgtgtgcgattttcaatttgattctgccacttgttttgttttgattttaaaccttagctttgtattttttttaaatttgtgtgtTCGTTGagtattttcgtagtgtttttttgttgtttattgaaaaaaaaaaactataatcaaatggcaagattaaactatcttgtgcaaagaaacgtcgtcgatgcactggaagaggctgaaactctggcagatagaaggaataggatgtattattcatttcttgacccatttgaaatgtattcagatgctcaatttattaaattatatagattaagcaagccTCTTACGATGGAATTAATAGACTTACTAGAGCCTCACCTCACAGCTCCATCTAGGAAATCAGCATTGTGCATTCCAAGGAAAGTAAGTaggaatcaaaatattttttttgtataacaatCAAATAATACCTTCAGatttaatgctaaatttatAAAGCTTTTAGATAATTAtgaatttctcaatttttcaagcattttgaaaaatttttgtataacaTGTATGTAATTTATGAAGgtacaaatttcaaatttatgaaAGTAGAAATGAGATCCTCTTGTTTCCTagtaaaatgaatttatttccTTAAGTTTGAGAAAGGTAGCACAATCTGTTTTTCTGAAGAGGTGCTGATATTCTAAAATGGTGTTTGGAGTTTCTAGATGCTCTCCTAAtacaagaattatttttttatagattttaacaaCATTACGATTCTTAGCAAGTGGCAGTTACCAGTTGGATGTAGGTAGAAATATGAATCATGCTGTTTCACAAAGTAGCGTGTCAAATGTGATTCATGAGGTAATAGATGCTCTTAATATGCCTGATATATTTAACAAGTATATTCATTTACCTCGAAATAGAGATGAACTGTCAGATTTAAGGAACAAGTAAGTATCTTTTGTTTTATAGGTATATAATTCTAACCTGATAAGAGTAgaagttatatattttactCTTTTATTCACAAACTCGTCTGAGTCTGCTCAGAAAGAACTAATTAAAACAAGGCTATTGccatattaataaattgtaataattgtttttagtttaaaacattgtattaattttcttaaaatggattatccaatatttttttaaggttttatatgaCACATAACTTCCCTGGAATAATTGGCAGCATTGACTGCACTCATATAGCAATAGTTGCACCGAAGAGGAACCAGTACCCAGAGGAAGCATATGTGAACCGCAAGGGCTACCATTCATTAAATGTGCagttggtaaataataaaatatctaaattattaaCAGTATTCAATTAGCTAGATATATAACTCAATATGTTTGCAAAAGTATTCCTACATTATGTCTGCTAACATATTTTAactactttatatttttatttcagatcTGTGATCCAGATTTAGAAATTCTAAATGTCTGTGCCCGATATCCTGGCAGCAGTCATGACAGCTATATCTTTAACAATAGTGCAGCCTACCAATATATCAGACAACTGTATAATAATGGCTAtacttctttttctttcttaggtaagatttttattttaatgattaaatATACAGATTTCACATTAAAACAAATGTTTCAAGGTGATTCAGGGTATGCACTAAGGCCATGGATGCTCACCCCAATCCAAAATGTATTGCCAGGATCTCCTGAAGAGAATTATAATATTCGACAAAAACAAGCAAGGTCCATTATAGAAAGATGTAATGGGGTGTTAAAGCTTAGATTTCGTTGTCTTTTAAAGCACAGGGTTCTTCATTATGATCCAACCACagcctcaaaaaaaattaatgcttgCACAGTACTGCACAATATGTGCATTATACATAATATACCTCCCGTAGAATTTGGTGATGAAGAGGAAGATAATTATATTGATATTGACTATGGAatctatataaatgataatGATATCATACAAGTTAGAAACCAAGGCCAAGAACTCATTGCAGGAAGAAGGTTACAGCAACTATTAATTAGaaaccattttagaaatttttaaattgatatactGTAATATGCTTGAAATCCTATTTGAAAGAACTTTGTTGTAAAAATTTGCAGgtcaataaatatgtttataaagaaTAAGAGTTGATTATTATGTATGAGAATTTAATTTGGCCAATGCAAAAACAGGTAGGTAAAATGTTACGTATtagtgtatttatatttattcaaactATGTATAAGGCTAAGTTGTGTATTTAAAACAACAGTATaattatacaacaaaaaattggtaataaaaacaaattaacattaatggaatatttatttcatcCTCTCATCACAATATATTCTAACAAGTTCTTGGTAAACATAATCAGctacattaacaaaaaaaataatgccaattaaacaaaaaataaatcctagaacaaaaaatatatggtcTGAACGCTTAAAAATCTACATAGGAACTCACATTCTCTTTATTTCtcaaaacaaacttaaaaataataattatatctcttGCTTAATGTTATTTGGTACTTGTCATacaaaatatcacaaaaataaCACAGTACATTATATTATAGGTAATAAGAGAGTAAGTGGAAATTTTTTCgagtaaatatttgtaataatggaaatatttcatttatctgTATGTAAAAACAAGTCTAATAGAGCCTTTTGAttcacagaaaaaaaacaatatggatcaaaaattaaaaaactgtctaaattgaaaagaataatacattaaaaaaaactaaatattgatGACAATTTATCTTTAAGTATAAAGTATTCTACTAGAGCCTTTAAACTTTGTGCTATTGATTCTTTAGCTTCCACATCTCTTTTGAGTAGGTTGTTTTGTTCCTTTGTTAGTTCAATTAATTTATCATTTGCCTGTAtggttttatttaatctttGGATCCGTGAAGTCTTTTTCCTATTAGAGGTGTTTGAAGTTAAATGATCAATGGAGGTGTATTTATCATCTGTAGTTAAACATTTACCGGCACTAGTAGGGTGATTAGATTGAGGGGAAAAAGTTATAGGCTCAACATTAaaagtgctttcatttaaaCTACTGACAGTAAAGTGGCAAGAGGATTCCTCTACATTGCGATCACCATCTACTAGAACCGGTCCgattaattctaaaattttttcatcATCACTATTAAGGTCTGCCACAGCTGGTCCACCTCTAGTTCCCATTTGATGATTtctaatttcagtttttttcttctttgattTTGACTTCAAATCTTGCCAagtctaaaataatttaaaaatcatatttagaaAAGGGTAAATCAATctaattttaacagatataaTAACTGTACTTATAACCACTGAAAAGcaataacaaacaataattttgtagaGAACACTCGTACCTTACGCCATTGTTTCCAGTCCTTATGTGCTCCAGGGAGACTGTGCAATCTGCCCGCTAACTTTATccacaaggcttgtgcagttttaaatgaaaaatcttgtgtgaatttgcccgactttaattccggatgctcttccataaataaaattatttccttCTTTTGCTCACTTGAaacaaaaccgcaatattttttattttttggatccatcgtaaaaaaaagtcaatttaaaaaacccaagaaacgccGTGAAAacaacctcaaaattccctgatgcttttaaacttaaatttcaggttaggttaaaaaatctttatcgtcttcatcccgtTTGACATGGCCTtcaatagcactcgactttgctacgttgccactacatttcatgttcgtatgcgaatgaaatttcgaatgctgttcaaagATGCACTTTTTAgttcgtgtgcgaattttgccgctcgactttgttcgcattcgaagattctcgcatggtttgaaaaatacggcccctggtTTCCTCATTTCCAACATTCGGTCGCGGAAAgtagtgttgtaaaaatccggattaattcaatatccggacagcattgattcggatgaattgaaaattcggttttttcatccggattaattcatccGCTCGATGTCTCGCCCGTTCGACAAATTATGCTATGTTTCGGGCTCGATGCTCGACcgtccgataaacgttttttatagctgtttttcgaatataaggtatgcattatgcaacccattagacatttcgtttttacgcatttctacatgatgttaaaactaaaatagctaattatgtatgtaataaatcaagtgtattttaaacgatgcaaaatatcactacaaaaatgctttgtttacaaaaaaacttctgaAGATCAGGCGACCTTTAAAAAGTTTGGGCGTTCTCATATTGTCTCTTATGTTTCTAAATGAGTACAATAAGGATAGATAAAGCAATAGGTTTACACAAGGCGACGCGACGATATTGCCGATTAGTGTTGGGCGATATATCGATAACCGCGATATTTCACCGGTGAATCGAAAATCACTGCCGCTACCGGTGATTGACTTTTTGCAAATACGGTGATCAGTGATCGAAGCGAATACTGCAATCGAGACGACACGCATTGGATGACCGCGCTCGAAAtatgatataaattattatttaaaataaaaaataatatgtgaaGGAAAACAGTGATTTAGCAGATATGGTATTTATATCGGTTATATTGTTTAGACGTGGCGGGCACTGCCAAGTCAAAGAGAACATACACAAACGCTCGACTAATACCGACAAAGGGCGCCGCTTTTTTCTGCGAATGTTATgttgtcgtttttttttctttcggcaGTCGGCGTAATAGGCCAGAAATGTTAAAGTAAATTTGGTCAACACagatagaataaaataaaagcttttaattttagtttatctCTGCTGTTTGCGTCGTAAACAAATAAGGAAGcgtgtatttttataatttttcctgtaaattttttaattttattgaatttagaatttagttaGTTCAGTACCGGTTTCTGTTATCGTAAGAATAACTTTTCCCTTAAAACTTTTATCATCAACTTTAACGTCACTGCACAATTTAAATGATATATAGGCTTACCTTAAGCTTGATTTACCTGTGTAGATAAAGAAGTAAATTATAACTTGatctgattaattttaattttaaatattttccaactaAGTAAATTGTGTAGTGACATTATAAGTTGATGGTAATAGTTCTAAgggaaaagttaattttattctttttaatacatttaaataaaagcttgtatttaaaaaagttattttaattctaatttatttcgtttattttcagtttgtaACATGTCCAAAAAAGCGAAAACTAGTGAAATCTGGAATTTTTTTATGCCTGTTGAAGGTGACAATTATTATGCAACATGTAATATGTGCAAGAAAAGACTTTCCTATAAAACGACCAACTCAAATCTAAGAAAACACATTACCTCTAATCATCCCTCAGTTTCTTTAACTACATTAAATCCCGGCAAAGCTGGTGACATAGACActaaaaatcctatcagcagtGAAAATACAGCTAGTGCCAGTACCAATAACAGACCATCACAGTTTGTCGTTCCATCAACTTCTGGCAAATCAGTGACATCGCTTGCAATGATAAAATCGAGTACTCAACAAAAAGTTACACATACTTGCCAAAAAGAATCGGAAAATCAACGGTGAACGAAATAAACGAAAAATGTTTGCAGTTGTTCTTCAAAGATTTTCAGAGCTTTAGAATTGTAGAGGACACAGGGTTTAGAGATTTTTATTCACGCACTAAATCCCTCATATGAACTTCCTAATAGGAACAAAATTTCCAGTACACTAATCTCTGCACGATATGTGGAGTGACTTAACCATTGTCGGCAATTGGTAAATAGtagtgttaaaaaatatgtttaacaaCTGATTGCTGAACTTCAGTCAATACGGAAAGTTTCATTGCACTCACTGGTCATTTTATTGATGACAATTTCCAATTAAGATCTTTGCTGCTTGAATGCTCAGCCATGAAAGGTCATCATACTGGCCAAAATTTAGCTGCAACAATAAACTGAATTGTATCAGATTAGAACCTGttagacaaaataattttggtagTTTCTGATAACGCCTCCAATATTAAAAACGCCATAATTAAGGAATTAGGGTGGAAACATTTTGGATGTTTTGCCCACACATTAAATTTGATAGTTAAGAGGCCACCACTCGCCAAAATATATATGGGCTTTATAATGCTTTGAATATCCGGTATATTTTCTGAACGGTTTAAgctaaaagtataatttaaaaactatttaacaaaaGGAAATATTTGTCATGTCTCTGTTGAatcagaattttgatttttgtttttgaatttgagaaatCAGctggtaaaataattaaatttgaaccctattttcaaaaattaattctgtAATGTTAAAGGCCTAAATCCAAAAACGGCTTCAATAGAGACATAGCTTTATGTTTTATCTTTACATTGGTACCAAACACTAgctatttttatgaaatttagacAATGAAATTACGGAACTACTGAGCCCTTcctgaaattatttaattcgaaTATATTTGGAATTTAGTGTCGCCGATCCACGTGCATTTTCTCGGTGCCCGCCTCCTTGCCTTATGGTGGGGCGAC
The window above is part of the Anthonomus grandis grandis chromosome 24, icAntGran1.3, whole genome shotgun sequence genome. Proteins encoded here:
- the LOC126749311 gene encoding uncharacterized protein LOC126749311 — translated: MDPKNKKYCGFVSSEQKKEIILFMEEHPELKSGKFTQDFSFKTAQALWIKLAGRLHSLPGAHKDWKQWRKTWQDLKSKSKKKKTEIRNHQMGTRGGPAVADLNSDDEKILELIGPVLVDGDRNVEESSCHFTVSSLNESTFNVEPITFSPQSNHPTSAGKCLTTDDKYTSIDHLTSNTSNRKKTSRIQRLNKTIQANDKLIELTKEQNNLLKRDVEAKESIAQSLKALVEYFILKDKLSSIFSFF
- the LOC126749355 gene encoding putative nuclease HARBI1; amino-acid sequence: MARLNYLVQRNVVDALEEAETLADRRNRMYYSFLDPFEMYSDAQFIKLYRLSKPLTMELIDLLEPHLTAPSRKSALCIPRKILTTLRFLASGSYQLDVGRNMNHAVSQSSVSNVIHEVIDALNMPDIFNKYIHLPRNRDELSDLRNKFYMTHNFPGIIGSIDCTHIAIVAPKRNQYPEEAYVNRKGYHSLNVQLICDPDLEILNVCARYPGSSHDSYIFNNSAAYQYIRQLYNNGYTSFSFLGDSGYALRPWMLTPIQNVLPGSPEENYNIRQKQARSIIERCNGVLKLRFRCLLKHRVLHYDPTTASKKINACTVLHNMCIIHNIPPVEFGDEEEDNYIDIDYGIYINDNDIIQVIRE